The following coding sequences lie in one Kitasatospora azatica KCTC 9699 genomic window:
- a CDS encoding IS630 family transposase produces MAEPVRVRRLTDQEGQQLQRIVRRGSTNTVRYRRAMMLLASAGGNRVPVIAQLVQADEDTVRDVIHKFNAIGLACLDPRWAEGRPRLLSPDDEDFVVQTATTRPAKLGQPFTRWSIRKLLAYLRRVHGRVIRIGREALRCLLARRGVTFQRTKTWKESTDPEYDAKLDRIEHVLEHFPDRTFAFDEFGPLGIRPTAGSCWAEQGKPDRLPATYKRTHGVTYFHGCYSIGDDRLWGVNHRRKGTANTLAALKSIRAARPDGAPVYVILDNLSAHNGKKILRWAKNNNVHLCFTPTNTSWANPIEAHFGPLRQFTLANSNHPNHTVQTRALHAYLRWRNANTRHPDVLAAQRKERARIRSEKGIRWGGRPAAAA; encoded by the coding sequence GTGGCAGAGCCGGTCAGGGTCCGGAGGTTGACCGATCAGGAGGGTCAGCAGTTACAGCGGATCGTGCGCCGGGGCAGCACGAACACGGTGCGCTACCGGCGAGCGATGATGCTGCTGGCCTCGGCCGGCGGCAACCGGGTCCCGGTGATCGCCCAGCTGGTCCAGGCCGACGAGGACACCGTGCGGGACGTGATCCACAAGTTCAACGCGATCGGCCTGGCCTGCCTGGACCCTCGGTGGGCGGAAGGCCGTCCCCGCCTTCTTAGTCCTGACGACGAGGACTTCGTCGTCCAGACGGCCACCACCCGCCCGGCCAAGCTCGGCCAGCCCTTCACCCGCTGGTCCATCCGCAAACTACTCGCCTACCTGCGCCGGGTCCACGGCCGGGTGATCCGCATCGGCCGCGAGGCCCTGCGATGCCTGCTCGCCCGACGCGGCGTCACCTTCCAGCGCACCAAGACCTGGAAGGAGTCCACCGACCCCGAGTACGACGCCAAACTCGATCGGATCGAGCACGTCCTGGAACACTTCCCCGACCGCACGTTCGCGTTCGACGAGTTCGGCCCGCTCGGCATCCGGCCCACCGCGGGCAGCTGCTGGGCCGAGCAGGGCAAGCCAGACCGGCTTCCGGCGACCTACAAGCGCACCCACGGCGTCACGTACTTCCACGGCTGCTACTCGATCGGCGACGACAGACTGTGGGGCGTCAACCACCGCCGCAAGGGCACCGCGAACACCCTGGCCGCACTCAAGTCGATCCGGGCCGCCCGCCCGGACGGCGCCCCGGTCTACGTGATCCTGGACAACCTCTCCGCCCACAACGGCAAGAAGATCCTCCGCTGGGCCAAGAACAACAACGTCCACCTGTGCTTCACCCCGACCAACACCTCCTGGGCCAACCCGATCGAAGCGCACTTCGGACCCTTGCGGCAGTTCACCCTGGCCAACTCCAACCACCCCAACCACACGGTCCAGACCCGCGCCCTGCACGCCTACCTGCGCTGGCGCAACGCCAACACCCGCCACCCCGACGTCCTGGCCGCCCAACGCAAGGAGCGCGCCCGCATCCGCAGCGAGAAAGGGATCCGCTGGGGCGGCAGACCGGCTGCCGCTGCGTGA
- a CDS encoding phosphotransferase family protein, whose amino-acid sequence MDEVEVVVAHSERATLRVGDVFLKVDTDQARIDVEVEAMALAPVPTPRVLWRNPPVLAITAVPGTALGRLGEPSTASSAAWAAAGAAIRKLHEAPLPPWPGRRRRGPDELAAELDGECELLVTNGILPADLVTRNRQIAEAAIRPWTPVFTHGDLQIEHVFVDGDEVTGIIDWSEAGRGDALFDLATLTLGHEGHIEDVIAGYGTDVDLDVIRAWWSLRSLLGIRWLVEHGFDAFEPGCEVDVLRSRM is encoded by the coding sequence ATGGATGAGGTCGAGGTTGTTGTCGCGCATTCCGAGCGCGCGACCCTGCGCGTCGGCGACGTGTTCCTGAAGGTGGACACCGATCAGGCCCGAATCGACGTCGAGGTCGAGGCGATGGCCCTCGCGCCGGTCCCCACCCCGAGGGTCCTGTGGCGCAATCCGCCCGTGCTCGCGATCACCGCTGTCCCGGGAACGGCGCTCGGGCGCCTCGGCGAGCCGTCGACCGCATCGTCGGCGGCTTGGGCCGCGGCGGGTGCCGCAATTCGGAAGTTGCACGAGGCGCCGTTGCCGCCCTGGCCCGGCCGACGCCGCCGAGGTCCCGACGAGTTGGCGGCGGAACTCGACGGCGAGTGCGAGTTGCTCGTGACGAACGGCATCCTGCCCGCCGACCTGGTCACCCGTAACCGCCAGATTGCCGAGGCCGCGATCCGGCCGTGGACTCCGGTCTTCACCCACGGCGACCTGCAGATCGAGCACGTCTTTGTCGACGGCGACGAGGTCACCGGCATCATCGACTGGTCCGAGGCGGGCCGGGGTGATGCCCTATTCGACCTCGCCACCTTGACGCTCGGACACGAGGGGCACATCGAAGACGTCATCGCCGGCTATGGCACCGACGTCGACCTCGACGTGATCCGCGCGTGGTGGTCGTTGCGAAGCCTGCTGGGGATCCGCTGGCTGGTCGAACACGGCTTCGACGCGTTCGAGCCGGGCTGTGAGGTCGACGTGCTGAGATCCCGGATGTGA
- a CDS encoding IS256 family transposase, whose product MIDEIVREGARRMLAAALEAEVNQYIAELSAETDEYGRRLVVRNGHHKARTVVTAAGPVEVKAPRVNDRRVDDETGERKRFSSKILPPWCRKSPKISEVLPLLYLHGLSSGDFVPALEQFLGGTAGLSSATVTRLTRQWSDDHAAFQNRDLSDRDFVYVWADGVHPKVRLGQAHSCVLVLLGVRLDGTKELIALAEGLRESTESWADLLRDCRRRGMRDPDLVVGDGAMGLWRALAEVFPTARPQRCWVHKTRNVTNCLPKSAQPGATKAMQEIYNAEDRTHAEKAIEAFARTYGAKWPKAVAKITDDRDELLAFYDFPAEHWIHLRTTNPIESTFSTVKLRTKVTRGAGSPAAALAMVFKLVESAQARWRAITGAHLVALVRSGARFENGVLAEREGQAA is encoded by the coding sequence CTGATCGACGAGATCGTGCGGGAAGGCGCCCGCCGGATGCTGGCCGCCGCACTGGAAGCGGAAGTCAACCAGTACATAGCCGAGTTGTCGGCCGAGACCGACGAGTACGGCCGACGTCTCGTGGTCCGCAACGGCCACCACAAGGCGAGGACCGTGGTCACCGCCGCCGGACCGGTCGAGGTCAAGGCCCCGCGGGTGAACGACCGCCGCGTCGACGATGAGACCGGCGAGCGCAAGCGGTTCTCCTCGAAGATCCTTCCGCCGTGGTGTCGCAAGTCCCCGAAGATCTCCGAAGTGCTGCCACTGCTCTACCTGCACGGCCTTTCCTCCGGCGACTTCGTCCCGGCGCTGGAGCAGTTCCTCGGCGGCACGGCCGGCCTCTCGTCCGCGACCGTGACACGGCTGACCAGGCAGTGGAGCGACGACCACGCTGCCTTCCAGAACCGGGACCTGTCCGACCGCGACTTCGTCTACGTATGGGCGGACGGGGTGCACCCGAAGGTCCGACTCGGCCAGGCCCACTCGTGCGTTCTGGTCCTGCTCGGGGTCCGGCTGGACGGCACCAAGGAGCTCATCGCTCTCGCCGAGGGCCTGCGCGAGAGCACCGAGTCGTGGGCCGACCTGTTGCGCGACTGCCGCCGACGCGGCATGCGCGACCCCGATCTGGTCGTCGGCGACGGCGCCATGGGCCTTTGGCGGGCGCTCGCCGAGGTGTTCCCGACAGCCAGGCCGCAAAGGTGCTGGGTTCACAAAACCCGCAACGTCACCAACTGCCTGCCCAAGTCCGCACAGCCCGGCGCGACGAAGGCGATGCAGGAGATCTACAACGCCGAGGACCGCACCCACGCCGAGAAGGCGATCGAGGCCTTCGCTCGCACCTACGGCGCCAAGTGGCCCAAGGCTGTCGCAAAGATCACCGACGACCGGGACGAACTCCTCGCGTTCTACGACTTCCCGGCCGAGCACTGGATCCACCTGCGGACCACGAACCCCATCGAGTCGACCTTCTCCACGGTCAAGCTCCGCACCAAGGTCACCCGCGGCGCCGGCAGCCCGGCGGCCGCGCTTGCGATGGTGTTCAAGCTGGTCGAGTCCGCTCAGGCGCGATGGCGCGCGATCACCGGAGCCCACCTCGTCGCGCTGGTCCGTTCAGGCGCCCGGTTCGAGAACGGCGTCCTGGCCGAGCGCGAGGGGCAGGCCGCTTGA
- a CDS encoding IS256 family transposase codes for MALSQSDLLRLLESLRSADGLELVRGVAERMLQELIEAEATARIGAQWNEHTDTRTAFRNGHRDKTLTTAAGDLDLAIPKLRAGSFFPALLERRRRIDQALYAVIMEAYVHGVSTRSVDDLVKALGADTGISKSEVSRICQDLDGQLTAFRGRPLDHVRFPYVYLDATYCKARVEHQIVSRAVVVATGITEDGGREVLGVMVGDSETELFWTEFLRSLRERGLAGVRLVIGDHHLGLVKAIRKVMLGASYQRCRVHFLRNVFSVINKEAGEMVAATIRTVFAQSTAEGVRTQLDTVADMLGAQFPKVKAMLLEAKDDLTAFAVFPERHWKKIQSTNPLERINREIKRRTDVVQVFPNDDALLRLVTAVLFELHDEWIAFPRRYLPEGSMDQLYPAKLPESAPALPNTPTD; via the coding sequence GTGGCCCTGTCCCAGTCTGACCTACTACGCCTGCTGGAGTCACTACGTTCGGCAGACGGGCTCGAACTCGTCCGCGGGGTGGCCGAGCGGATGCTCCAGGAACTCATCGAGGCCGAGGCCACCGCGAGGATCGGCGCCCAGTGGAACGAGCACACCGATACCCGCACCGCGTTCCGCAACGGGCACCGCGACAAGACGCTGACCACCGCGGCCGGCGACCTCGATCTGGCGATCCCCAAGCTGCGGGCCGGCAGCTTCTTCCCCGCCCTGCTGGAGCGACGCCGCCGGATCGACCAGGCCCTGTACGCGGTCATCATGGAGGCCTACGTCCACGGCGTGTCCACCCGCTCGGTCGACGACCTGGTCAAGGCCCTGGGCGCGGACACCGGCATCTCCAAGAGCGAGGTCTCCAGGATCTGCCAGGATCTTGACGGGCAGCTGACCGCCTTCCGGGGCCGGCCCTTGGACCACGTCCGCTTCCCCTACGTCTACCTGGACGCGACCTACTGCAAGGCCAGGGTCGAGCACCAGATCGTCTCCCGGGCCGTGGTCGTGGCCACCGGCATCACCGAGGACGGCGGCCGCGAAGTGCTCGGGGTCATGGTCGGCGACAGCGAGACCGAACTTTTCTGGACCGAGTTCCTTCGCTCGTTGCGCGAACGCGGCCTTGCCGGAGTCCGGCTCGTGATCGGCGACCACCACCTCGGGCTGGTCAAGGCCATCCGCAAAGTCATGCTCGGGGCCTCCTACCAACGCTGCAGGGTCCATTTCCTACGGAATGTGTTCAGCGTGATCAACAAGGAAGCCGGCGAGATGGTCGCCGCGACGATCCGCACGGTCTTCGCCCAGTCCACCGCCGAGGGGGTCCGCACCCAACTCGACACCGTCGCCGACATGCTCGGCGCCCAGTTCCCGAAGGTCAAAGCGATGCTGCTGGAAGCGAAGGACGACCTGACCGCCTTCGCCGTCTTCCCGGAACGACATTGGAAGAAGATCCAGTCCACCAACCCGCTGGAGCGGATCAACCGCGAGATCAAACGCCGCACCGACGTCGTCCAGGTCTTTCCGAACGACGACGCGCTCCTGCGACTGGTCACCGCCGTGCTCTTCGAGCTCCACGACGAGTGGATCGCCTTCCCCCGCCGCTACCTGCCCGAAGGCAGCATGGACCAGCTCTACCCTGCCAAGCTCCCCGAAAGCGCCCCCGCACTACCCAACACGCCCACCGACTGA
- a CDS encoding GNAT family N-acetyltransferase, with product MRIREVRIEELPLLQDIERAAGRCFRDIGMPEIADDEPLPLDELARYQRAGMAWVAVNESDTPVAYLIADHVDGNLHIEQVSVHPDNAGQGIGRSLLDHLAERAAAHSIPALTLTTFTDVPWNAPYYARCGFQPLDDNLISPGLLDIRTREAAHGLDRWPRLFMHRAV from the coding sequence ATGCGTATTCGAGAGGTCCGGATCGAGGAACTGCCCCTGCTCCAGGACATCGAGCGAGCGGCCGGACGGTGCTTCCGCGACATCGGCATGCCCGAGATCGCGGACGACGAGCCGCTGCCGCTCGATGAGCTCGCTCGATACCAGCGGGCGGGGATGGCCTGGGTGGCCGTCAACGAGTCCGACACTCCGGTGGCCTATCTCATCGCTGACCACGTCGACGGCAACCTGCACATCGAACAGGTATCGGTGCACCCCGACAATGCAGGCCAGGGCATCGGACGGTCGCTGCTGGATCACCTTGCCGAGCGAGCGGCAGCCCACAGCATTCCCGCCCTGACCCTCACGACGTTCACCGACGTGCCGTGGAACGCTCCCTACTACGCACGCTGCGGATTCCAGCCGCTGGACGACAACCTGATCAGCCCGGGTCTGCTGGACATCCGTACGCGCGAAGCGGCCCATGGCCTGGACAGGTGGCCGCGGTTGTTCATGCACCGAGCCGTGTGA